The Toxorhynchites rutilus septentrionalis strain SRP chromosome 1, ASM2978413v1, whole genome shotgun sequence genome contains the following window.
GCGTTATTTGATTAGTTTGATGAATATATGTTATGTAATGGGTGTTTTATAGAGGTATAGAACTTGATGTTGGCAACACTTGGTGATATGTGTTATATATATTTCATTAGGAATAGACAGACACTGAACTCATAGGTccgtttttctttaaaaacaatTTCGGCCAGAACGTAACAGTTGATCACCACTACAGGTTCACGATCACCGATTTCTTTGTTCTACAATGAGGTTAAACTAAACGAATACAATGCCACTAAAAAGGAAACAAAATTACATCGGACGGCTCCCTTAAACAACTCACCTCTTGTTGCGATCCTCGTCGTTGCCTTCGGAGTCCAGTGACAGCTCGTCCAGGGCTGAGCTCTTCGCGGACGACTCGGCACCGTTCTGATCTTCGGCCACCGATTGGGTGTCCTGGTCGGTAGCACGGGCTCTGCGGATCGCGTTCAGGGTGTCACTCAGTCCGGCCAGGTCCAGCGATTCGAGCGTGTTTGGGTTCTCGTTGGTGATCTGTGTTGTTGTTGTAGTGGTGGTTGTTGTTGGTGCGGTGTTTTGCGTGGTGGACCATACACCGGAACATGCACACATTCACAGACACACCCACATGTGGACACGGCGAATATGGCGGACATGTGTATTGGGCGGTACGATGGATTAGGAgtgattttgattgattttgaGGATTTACAGTTTCAGATTGGTACGATAAGGATGAAAGAGATGAGATGAGCATTACATGAAtcgctgttttttgtttttaattcgtATCGATGTGTATACTGTGTTAATCATAAGGTTCTAAAAAGAGATCTATGAGCATTACAATGCAACACTGGGAAGAACGAAACGATGAGGTTAGCAAGTCAACGGAGAcagagagatagagaaaaagagGAGCACACGTGTACATGATCACATGGGACAGACTACGACGCATTCGCAGAGATAGGCTGGAGGTGATGGAGTTTGATATGGTGGAAAATAATACTAAACATGGTGACAGAGCTACACCAAACAGAGATAGTGAGCGAGATTCCATACCGAGTCATCTTGAAGGTATGGTCTTTGCCAATTGTGAATTGTGAGCGATCGCCCTTTTTCTAAGGTTTGAAATGATTGATTCAAGCAATATGAACTGTCGCAAGTGGTTATTGGTAGGATCTACAGCGCTGACAGCTGACAACTGTCATACACAAttgtgttttgttaggctacgAATGTTTTGTTTGACAGGTAGCACAGCAGTGAGTGAGCGGGAGAGCGCAAGAGAGTACAGAATACagtgttgatgaaaaaaaaaatagagaaagagAGCTACTGGAGCTGGATAATTTGTTGTTTCTGCTACTGTTTTGCTAGATGGCGTTGACTTCCGGTAATAAATAGAACTACTGTTGGACACAtcccacaattttttttcactagCTGTGCAGGTGTGTTAAGCTAGACGAATTCCGGACGCCGCCGGTAGCCTCATACCAGATTGAAATCGGTGCTATCTTGTGCATTTTGTGCGGTAGTGGTGGGTGTTTGTTCGGCGTTGTTGTCGCTGTTCCCAGGTGTGGGAGGTTGTACTGTTTCGGCCGCTGAAGTAGTGGCGGAGTCACTACTCGATTGGTCTGAGatcgacgatgatgatgaggaggAGGATGAGTCTACAGCGCTAGGGAAAGAATCCGTTAGTCGCAAAACATTGCTCAATTCATTCTCGTCAGCGGTACCAATTGGGCTAGCGGTAGTGGGCttctcatcgtcatcatcatcgctACTGGGGGGAAGGGTGGGTAGCGAAATGCTCACTTTGCGTCCACTATCACTCGAGATATTCTTTTTgctatcatcatcatcgtcatcgtcaaaATCATCGTCGAAATCATCTTTCGTCGTGTCGCGCCCTCCGGCATTtgcgccgccgccgccgcctccCAGACCGCTGCGCAGAATTATCGGTCCCAACGTGCGGAACAAATAGGACGTGATCATCTGGATTTTCTGATCCAGAATCTAGGGGAAATACAGGTGTGGAATCGTGTTCAGAAAAGCTCATattcacaaaacaaaaataatttcaaatgaGAGGAAAAGCAAATGTGTGAGAACGGGTGATCGTGTAATGCTAGGGGAATGGAATATAGCGGTAGCGACACCTGTGAACTAGCGTGACAAGCCAGTGTGACGTTTGCGGCTTTGCACTGCAATTATGGGGGGAcacacacagaaaaaaaatactgcaacTCGGgaggaacaaaaaaataacaaccaCGTCGAACTTAATGCACACCGTCATTCCGCCCGGCTCAATGACGCCGGCCATGGCATGGGCTGGCAAAGGGTAGCAAAAATGAAAGTTGTTCACATTCTCTGCCCGCCGATAATGAGACCACTACCCCCGGAGTCGTCGTCCTTCGAAGCTGATTCACAAATTTCGTCCTCCAAGGCCCGCTGCTGTGGTCGTGATGTTTTGTGATCTGGTTTTTTCCCTTcgattaagataaaaaagaaacGCCTTGCGGAACGAGAGTGCAGCCGCAGTTGGTGGGGTTTCGACGAGACACTTCCTTTTCGGTTGTTTTTCGAGTGGAGCCCCATTGGGAACCAAAAGTCAAGCCGTGTGCTCATTGCTAGGGGAGAATATTTTGGACCGTGTTGATTGGTGGTGCATAACCTTACACAAGTCGACCGTGAAGTGATCAGATATTTCACTGAATGGcagtcgtgaggcgacgctcaTTGACGCAGAATTTTTTGCTCAGTAATCATGTGATTAATAttatttcacataaaaataaattaaaattacgCTTCGGTTTCTACGCTTATATGGTGATATGCAACGGGATTCTCGATCATTTTATGTTGCTGTGGAATAGTAATCAACATAATAAATTCTAAGTGTTATTAGAGGTGCGCAACCATTTCAAATTCTCTGGATTAACGTTTGCCTAGATCCTCTGATTCAATGCTTCTCCTATTTAGTATTTCTTTTATGGAAATTGGCGTCTAGGTTTCGAGTAGATTAATATTTACAGCCTTTCTCACATACCAAAGATTAATGAATGAAAAGATTTTATCAACCCCAAAGATAAAAGAACATTGATGGCAACCACAATGATTTCTCAGGATTTAACACATAGTAGAATTAGAATAAGGCGTATAACTTTCGCCGCCGAGGTATTGTTTCGAAATAGAGGTTTTATTGCTGATTCACTGTATTATCCATCGTTGGCTACATCCTTCCATTTCCCACAGGTCACCTTTTTAGGTGATCCTGATCCTGTGTTTTTGAGCGATGCATTCTTCCAGAACTGTTGATTCGCTCAGTTATGTGCCTGTGGTCGCAATAAATGATAGGTAGAGGAAACAACGCTTAGGAATAAGGCGAGTCTAACATGATGTTCCTTTTTAACGTATTCAACTTTTCATGTCTTGATCACGCTCATCCCGTTTGTGTTTTCCAAACAGTCGTTCATTACCTTGCATCAGTTTGTGGGGTGCCCACAACCGAATGGCCATTTTGTTCCACCGTCTCTCTATTTCTGCAGCATTCCTTGTCACCAGCTTCCTTTTAACAATTGCCCAATATATTTCGATACTTCGAAATTTGGGGTGATTGATTGGGTCGAAATCTACATCGTAGTCACAGTTTTATGTACGGCAGCACAGGTTTTTTTTCAGGCATGcttctatatattatatatcttCCAGCCAATAGCCTGACTTATAATGAAAATAGTCAATAgcctgctgtcaaaacgtttcaGAGCTGTGTGGGGTCATCCCGATTCTAGTTGAACAAAGCTATAATCCATTATTCACTGTGAAAATTAC
Protein-coding sequences here:
- the LOC129772960 gene encoding uncharacterized protein LOC129772960 isoform X2 yields the protein MKSLLVVTAVICSVLVATLANPVPEAKPDPDPKTDMELMRIPLDEDKELDVITLVSSDDQKINERNKRTIGILRELFPTISQILDQKIQMITSYLFRTLGPIILRSGLGGGGGGANAGGRDTTKDDFDDDFDDDDDDDSKKNISSDSGRKVSISLPTLPPSSDDDDDEKPTTASPIGTADENELSNVLRLTDSFPSAVDSSSSSSSSSISDQSSSDSATTSAAETVQPPTPGNSDNNAEQTPTTTAQNAQDSTDFNLV